A single Pseudomonas putida DNA region contains:
- a CDS encoding LysR family transcriptional regulator, translating to MDLANLSAFIAIAETGSFSGAGERLFLTQPAISKRIAGLEQQLDVRLFDRLGREVTLTEAGRALLPRAYQILNVLDDTRRALTNLTGEVSGRLTLATSHHIGLHRLPPLLRAFTRQYPAVALDIQFMDSEQAYDEILHGRAEIAVITLAPEPHHLVKAVAVWDDALDFVAAPEHPLASNHAVSLADVARHPAVFPGGNTFTHHIVQRLFESQGLTPNIAMSTNYLETIKMMVSIGLAWSVLPRTMLDDQVAPIALPGIQLSRQLGYILHTERTLSNAARAFMALLDSHAGSA from the coding sequence ATGGACCTCGCCAACCTCAGCGCATTCATCGCGATTGCCGAAACCGGCAGCTTTTCTGGCGCTGGCGAGCGCCTGTTCCTCACCCAGCCAGCGATCAGCAAACGCATCGCCGGGCTCGAGCAGCAACTCGACGTGCGCCTGTTCGACCGCCTCGGTCGCGAAGTGACCTTGACTGAAGCCGGCCGCGCCCTGCTGCCGCGCGCCTACCAGATCCTCAACGTCCTTGATGATACCCGAAGGGCACTGACCAATTTGACGGGGGAAGTGAGCGGTCGCCTCACGCTAGCCACCAGCCACCATATCGGATTGCACCGCTTGCCCCCGCTTTTGCGGGCTTTTACCCGGCAGTACCCGGCCGTGGCGTTGGATATTCAGTTCATGGATTCGGAACAGGCCTACGATGAAATCCTCCATGGCCGCGCTGAAATTGCCGTGATCACCCTCGCCCCCGAGCCTCACCACCTGGTCAAGGCCGTAGCCGTGTGGGACGACGCCCTGGATTTCGTGGCAGCGCCCGAGCATCCGCTGGCCAGCAACCACGCTGTCAGCCTGGCCGACGTGGCCCGCCACCCGGCCGTCTTCCCCGGCGGCAACACCTTCACCCACCACATTGTCCAGCGCCTGTTCGAAAGCCAGGGCCTGACGCCGAACATCGCCATGAGCACCAACTACCTGGAGACCATCAAGATGATGGTATCGATCGGCCTGGCCTGGAGCGTGCTGCCCCGGACTATGCTGGATGATCAGGTTGCACCCATCGCCTTGCCCGGCATACAGCTGTCGCGCCAGCTAGGCTACATTCTGCACACGGAGCGCACGCTATCGAACGCTGCAAGGGCCTTCATGGCCCTGCTCGACAGCCACGCAGGGTCCGCCTGA